The genomic region GTTCGCCTCGATCACGACTACCCGGCAGGACCTTGCCGATTTCTCTGCCTCGCGCGACTTCCTCGAGGGTTTCATCAACTACCCGCGTTCGATCGCAGGTGTCGAGGTCGCCGTTTCTTTCCGAGAGGAAGGGGACGGCAGCTGGCGCGTCAGCTTCCGCTCCAAGGGGCGCGTCGACGTGGCCGAAGTCTCCTCCCGCTTCGGCGGGGGAGGTCACCGGAACGCGTCGGGGTGCACCGTCAACGGCACGCTTCCAGAGGTCAAGGGCAAGATCTTCGCGGCGCTGGAATCGGCGCTTACGTGACCTGCGGCGTCATCGTCCTCGACAAGCCCGGCGGCATCACCTCATTCAGGGCGGTCCAGCTCGTCGGGCGCATCCTCCGGGAAAAGAAGTGCGGGCACGCGGGGACGCTCGACCCGATGGCGACCGGAGTCCTGCCGATCTGCGCGGGGCGCGCCACCAAGATCGCCGGGTATCTCACCGTCCAGGACAAGGAATACGAGGTCGCCTTCCGGTTCGGCCTCTCGACCGATACGGGCGACGTCACGGGCAAGCCGGTCACGGAGCTCCAAGGAGCCACGGTGCCCGAGGCGGTCGTGCGGGAGGCGGTGGGCGCGCTCGTCGGAAGCTGGATGCAGACGCCGCCGCCGGTCTCCGCGATCAAGGTCGACGGCGTCAGGTCCTACAAACTGGCGCGCCGGGGGGAGGCGGTCGAGCTTGCCCCGCGCAGGGTGACCGTGACCGAGGCCGAGCTGCTTTCCGTCTACGCCGACGGTTTCCGGATGCGGATCGCCTGCTCGAAAGGTTTTTACGTCCGGTCGCTCTCGCGCGACCTCGGCGCCCTGTTCGGCGTCCCGATGGCGGTCGCCGCCCTTCGCCGGACGCGCTGCGGCCCGTTCCACGTCTCCAGCGCTTTGACACTCGAGCAGCTCGAGCAGGCCGCGAAGGACGGTTCCCTCCAGGCCGGCGTCATCCCCATCCCGCAGGCGCTGGCGCACGTCCCCTCCCGAACGATTCCCCCCCAGGGCGTCGACGCGGTTCGACAGGGGCGCACGCCGCAGGCATGGCTCGACGGGTTCGAGCCGGGCGAGGGCGGCGTCGGGCTTCTCGTCCGCGAGGATGGCGACCCGGTGGCCCTGGTCTCGCGTGATCCCGCGGGCGGCTGGTCGATCGTCCGGGGCATATGATTTACACGCTTTCCGCGTTGTGCTATAAATGAACATTCCGTAAACCATCGTAAAAGCGAACATTCGAGAGGAGAAGGGCGAAAGAACATGGGCTTGTTGACTGAAAAGAAGAAGGATCTCATCGGGCAGTACCGGATTCATGAGTCGGACACCGGGTCGCCGGAAGTCCAGATCGCGCTGCTGACCGAGCGGATCACCATGATCACGGACCACCTCAAGAGCCACAACAAGGATTTCAACTCCCGCCGTGGCCTGCTGAAGCTCGTCGGCCAGCGCCGGCGTCTTCTGACGTACCTCAAGGGGAAAGAATCGCTGCGCTACAAGGCCGTCCTCGATTCTCTCGGCCTGCGCAAATAATCATTAACTAGAACGCCTCCTTCATTAAAATCTCCATTGCGCGGCCGGGTTTCGAGGGTCGCCCAGGAAGGGAATACTTTACTGTGGCACACGTGTACGAAGCGGAAATAGCGGGACGGAAGCTCTCCATCGAATCGGGTTACCTGGCGAAGCAGGCCGGCGGCGCCGTCGTCGTCAAGTACGGCGATTGCGTCGTCCTGGTCACGGCGTGCGGCACCGAGACGCCCAGGCCGGGCATCGACTTCCTGCCCCTCGTGGTCGACTACGTCGAGAAGACGTTCGCCGTGGGCAAGATCCCGGGCGGCTTCTTCAAGCGCGAAGGGCGCCTCTCCGAAAACGAGGTGCTTACCTCACGCCTGATCGACCGGCCGATCCGACCGCTGTTCCCCAAGGGCTACTACAACGAGATCCAGGTCACCGCGACGGTCCTCTCCGCCGACAAGGAAAACGACACCGGCGTTCTCGCGATGATCGGCGCCTCGGCCGCCCTAGGCATTTCGTACATCCCCTTCAGCGGTCCCATCGCCGGCGCGCGCGTCGGCCGGATCGACGGCCAGTTCGTGATCAACCCGCTTCACGCCGACATCCCCCGGTGCGACCTCAACCTGTTCGTCGCCGGAAGCCGCGACGCCATCCTCATGGTCGAGGGCGAGGCATCCGAACTGTCCGAAGAAGAAGTGCTCGACGCCATCCTGTTCGCCCACAAGTCCATCCAGCCGCTCCTCGACCTGCAGGAAAAGATGCAGGCCGAGATCGGCAAGGAAAAGCTGGTGTTCGCGAAGGAATCGCTCACCGACGAAGAGACCGCCCGCGTCCGTTCGATTGCCGAAGGACCGCTCCGCGAGGCCTACGCCACGACCGCCAAGCAGGACCGGCGCCGCAAGATCGACGAGGCGGGCGAGGCTGTCCGCGCATCGTTCTCCGACGAGGAGCGCTCCGCGAAGGCCAACCTCATCTCGGGCGCCCTCAAGAGCATCGAGAAAGAGATCGTTCGCGGCAAGATCCACGCCGAGAAGAAGCGCATCGACGGCCGCGGCTTCGCGGACGTCCGCCCCGTCTCGTGCGAGGTCGGCGTCCTTCCCCGCACCCACGGCTCCGCGGTCTTCACCCGGGGTGAAACGCAGGTGCTCGCCACCGCCACCCTGGGCACCTCGCAGGACGAGCAGCGGATCGACTCGATCCTGGGCGACACCAAGAAGTCATTCATGCTCCACTACAACTTCCCGCCGTTCAGCGTCGGCGAAGTCCGCATGCTGCGCGGCCCCGGCCGCCGCGAGATCGGCCATGGCGCTCTCGCCGAGCGCGCGGTCGCCAAGATCCTGCCGGCCGACGGCGTGTTCCCCTACACGATCCGCCTCGTCTGCGAGACGCTCGAGTCCAACGGCTCCTCGTCCATGGGCTCGGTCTGCAGCTCCTCGCTGGCGCTGATGGACGCCGGCGTTCCGACCACGAGCGCCGTCTCGGGCATCGCGATGGGCCTCATCAAGGACGGCGACAACGTCGCGGTCCTCTCCGACATCCTGGGCGACGAAGACCACCTCGGCGACATGGATTTCAAGGTCGCCGGCACCGAGAAGGGCGTCACCGCCATCCAGATGGACATCAAGATCGGCGGCGTCAGCCGCGAGATCATGCTGGCAGCGCTCAAGCAGGCTCGCGAAGGCCGCCTCCACATCCTGTCCAGGATGAACGCGGCGCTGTCGGAAGCGCGGGCCGACCTGTCGGCCTACGCGCCCCGTATCTACGTCATGAGCATCAAGACCGACAAGATCCGCGAGATCATCGGCCCCGGAGGCAAGGTCATCCGCGGCATCCAGGAGCAAACCGGCGTCAAGATCGACATCGACGACGACGGCACGGTCAAGATCGCGGCCACCGACGGCGCCTCGGCCAAGGCGGCCATTTCGATCATCGAAGGCATCGTCCAGGAGCCCGAGATCGGCAAGGTCTACGAGGGCAAGGTCCGCAAGATCATGGACTTCGGCGCCTTCGTCGAGCTCTTCCCCGGCACCGACGGCCTGCTGCACGTCTCCCAGATCTCCAAGCTCAGGGTCAACACCGCCGACTGCTTCAAGGAAGGCGATATGGTCACCGTCCGCGTCCTCGAAGTCGATCGCGACGGCAAGATCCGGCTCACCCACAAGGAGTTCGAGACCGAGGGCGAGTTCAAGGAAGCCGAGCCGGGCAGCATTCCCGAGCGGACCGACCGCGGCGATCGCGACCGTGGCGACCGCGGCGGGCGTGACCGTGGAGGCCGCGGGGGCCGCCGCTAGGCATCATTCTCAACGATGCATCGCAGCGCAGTCCTGTGGGGATGCAAGGCGCAGGGGGGCCGTCGATGACGGTCGAAAAGACGGTCCTCGATAACGGCGTCACGGTCGTCAGCGAGCAGGTCCCGTGGATGCACTCGGTCGCGGTCGGCCTGTGGGCTCCCGTCGGGTCCCGCGACGAGGCGCTCGCCGACAACGGCATCTCGCACTTCATCGAGCACATGCTTTTCAAAGGCACGACGCGCAGGGGGGCCCTCGACATCACTCGAGAGATCGAGTCGGTCGGGGGTTCCCTCAACGCGTGCACCGAACGGGAATACACCTGCTTCTACGGACGCGCCCTCGAACGCGATTTTCCCCTCGTCACCGACCTGCTCTCCGACATCTATCTCGACCCCGTCTTCGATCCCGATGAGCTCGAGCGCGAGAAGGGCGTCGTCCTCCAGGAGATCCTCATGGTCGACGACACGCCCGAGGATCTGCTCGACGACTTTTTCCAGGACCGATACTGGGGAGGGCACTCGCTCGGCTATCCCGTCCAGGGCACCACGGATACGGTCGAGTCCTTCGACCGGGAAGCCGTCCGGCGCTATTTCCTCGATCGCTATCGCCGGCCGGGCATCGTCGTATCGGTCGCCGGCAAGATCCCGCACGACCGCGTGGTCGACGAGTGGTCGCGGCGGCTGGCTCCCCTCGCGCTTTCCGGGGGGCCGCAGGTCGTCGAGCCGGTCCCGGCCAAACCCGGCATCCACATGAAGGAGCGGCCGCTCGGGCAGCTTCACCTGTGCGTCGGAGCGCCGTCGGTCTCGCTTCGCAGCGAGGAGCGTCACGTCGCCTACGTCCTCAACACGCTTCTGGGCGGCAGCATGAGCAGCCTCCTGTTCCAGGAGGTCCGCGAGAAGCGTGGGCTGGCTTACTCCGTATACTCTTCCATCTCCTGCTATTCCGATTCGGGCATCCTCAAGATCTATGCGGGCACGACGGCCGACAAGGGGCACGAGGTGCTCGCCGTCGTCGCCGACGTGCTTTCGCAACTGCGCGAGGGGAAGATCGAGGAACGCGACGTCCTCCTGGCACGCGAGCTCATTCGCGGCAACCTGCTCATGGGGCTCGAAAGCGGCGAGAACCGCATGACGCGCATCGCGCTCAACGAGTTGTTTCTCGGCCGGCAGGAATCGCCCGAAGATGTGCTCGAGAAGATCGACGCGGTGACCGTCGATCACGTCGCCGCCTTCGCGAAGACGATGCTGGCGCACGACCGCTTCTCGGTGGCCGCCGTGGGCGACATCCCGGCCGGCCGGCCGCTGGCGCTCTGACGAATTCATCGATGAACCTCTCGCTCGAAATCGTCCTCCGGTGCGTCCGGCCCGGCAGCGAGTCGCTGCTCCCCGCGCGGCAGACCGAGGGCGCCGCAGGCTTCGATCTTCGCGCCGACGTCGAATCCGAGCTGGTCATCCCGCCGATGGGTCGCCACGCCGTTCCCACGGGCATTGCGGTCGCGATCCCGCACGGCGCCGAGGGGCAGGTTCGTCCCCGCAGCGGCTTGGCGCTCGACCACGGGATCACCTGCCTCAACAGTCCCGGCACGATCGACAGCGACTACCGCGGCGAGGTCAAGGTCATCCTCGCCAACCTGGGAGACCGGCCGTTCGTTGTCCGACGGGGCGACCGGATCGCCCAGATCGTCTTTGCGCCCGTGGCCGAGGCCTCGTTCCGGGTGGTCGATGCGCTCGACGAGACCGGCCGCGGCGACGGCGGGTTCGGCTCCACCGGCCGGTAGCGGCGCCGCAACTGCCAAAGCCGGCAAAGCGGGTCGGCCCAAGATTCCTTTCGAAGGAGATTAACGACCGTGATCGAACGATACTCAAAGCCCGAGATGGCGAAAATCTGGGAAGCGCAGAACCGCTTCAGCATCTGGCTCGACATCGAGATCATGGCGATGGAGGCGATGGTCGGCAAGGGCTGGATCCCGGCCGATGCGCTGGCCCGCGTCAAGAAGAAGGCGAAGTTCGACATCGCCCGCATCGACGAGATCGAGCTGAAGGTCAAGCACGACGTCATCGCATTCCTTACCTCCGTGGCCGAATACATCGGCGACGATTCCCGCTTCCTCCACATGGGCATGACCAGCTCCGACGTGCTCGACACGTCTTTCGCGGTCCAGATGCGCCAGGCGCTGACGCTCCTCATCAAGGAGTCCGAAAAGGTCTACGACGTACTCAGGAAGCGCGCGATCGAGCACAAGGACACGGTGATGATCGGCCGCAGCCACGGCATCCACGCCGAGCCGGTCACGTTCGGGATCAAGCTCGCCCTCTGGGCCGACGAGATGCGGCGCAATATCAAGCGGCTCAAGAGCGCGCGTGAGACCATCTCCGTAGGCAAGCTCTCCGGCGCGGTGGGCACGTTCGCCAACATCGACCCCTTCGTCGAGGAATACGTCTGCAAGAGGCTGGGCCTCAAGCCCGCCCCCGTTTCGACCCAGATCATCCAGCGCGACCGTCACGCCGAGGTGTTCGCGACCATCGCGGTCGTCGGCTCCTCGCTCGACAAATTCGCCGTCGAGATCCGTCATCTGCAGCGGACCGAGGTGCTCGAAGCCGAGGAATATTTCTCCGAGGGGCAAAAAGGCTCCTCGGCGATGCCCCACAAACGAAACCCGGTGCTCTCCGAGAACATCTCAGGATTGTCCCGTCTGCTGCGCGGCTACTCCGTCACCGCGATGGAAAACGTGGCGCTCTGGCACGAGCGCGACATCAGCCACTCGTCGGCCGAGCGGGTGATCGCCCCCGATGCGACGATCGTCCTCCACTTCGCCCTCTGCCGTTTCCGCGGGCTCATCGAGAAACTGATCGTCTATCCCGAGCGGATGCTCGAGAACCTCGATCGAACGCACGGCCTTCTCTACTCGCAGCGGGTGATGCTGGCGCTGGCCGCCAAGGGGCTCTCCCGCGAGCGCGCCTACGAGACCGTGCAGAAGCCGGCGATGGCGTGCTGGCGCACCGGAACGCCGCTCAAAACGCTCCTCTGGAAAGAGAAGACGGTCCGCGAGCTGCTCTCGAAGGAAGAGTTCGAGGGGCTCTTCGATATCGGCTATTACCTCAAGAACGTCGACTACATCTTCGACCGCGTGTTCGGCGGCAAGGGAGGCAAGGCGTGAAGGCGCGAATCTACGTCACGCTCAGAAAAGGGGTTCTCGATCCGCAGGGGAAGGCGATCCAGCGGTCGCTCTCGCACCTGGGCATGGCGGGGGTCGACGAGGTACGCGTCGGCAAGTTCATGGAAGTCACGCTCGCCGAGATGAGCCGGCCCGAGGCCGAGAAGCTGCTCGACGAGGCCTGCCGGCGCCTGCTTGCGAACACGGTCATCGAAGACTACCGGTTCGAGATCGAAGGGTGACGACGCAGATGAAAATCGCGGTGCTCGTCTTCCCAGGCTCCAACTGCGACCACGACGCGTACCATGCGCTCAAACATGTGGTCTCCGCCGACGCGCAGTTCGTCTGGCACAAGGAAGGGTCGCTATCCGGCTTCGACGGCGTGGTCATCCCCGGCGGCTTCACCTACGGGGACTACCTCCGGACCGGCGCGCTCGCAAAGCTGTCTCCGGTCATGGGCGCGGTGCGCCGCTTCGCCGACGGCGGCGGCCCGGTCATCGGTATCTGCAACGGTTTCCAGATCCTGCTCGAGGCGGGGCTGCTGCCGGGCGCGATGATCGTCAACGAGTCGCTCAAGTTCGTCTGCGACTACGTCACGCTGCGAACCGAGTCGTCGCGCACGCCGTTCACGGCCGCCATTCCCGAAGGGACCGTGCTCCGCATCCCGGTCGCCCATTACCAAGGCAACTATTATGCCGACGACGAGACGATCCGGCGGGTCGAGGGCAACGGCCAGGTGGTGTTCCGTTACTGCGACGCCGAGGGCAACGTCACCCTCGAGGCCAACCCCAACGGGTCGATCAGCAGCATCGCCGGCATCTGCAGCGAGAAGGGCAACGTCCTGGGAATGATGCCGCACCCCGAGCGGTGCACCGAACCCGAGATGGGCAGTGCCGACGGACGGCGGCTGTTCGATTCGATGCTTTCCTGGATCAAGGAGAACGCCCGATGAAGGACGTCGTCGTCACGCCCGAGATCGCGAAAGAGCACGGCCTCACGGCCGACGAATATGCCCGCATCCGGTCGACGCTGGGCCGCGATCCCAACATCACCGAACTGGGCATCTTCTCGGTCATGTGGAGCGAGCACTGCTCCTACAAGAGCTCCCGCATCCACCTGCGCAAGTTCCCCACCAAGGGGCCGCGCGTCCTGCAGGGCCCGGGCGAGAATGCCGGCATCGTCGACATCGGCGACAACCTGGCCGTCTGCTTCAAGATGGAGAGCCACAACCACCCGTCGTTCATCGAGCCGTACCAGGGTGCGGCGACCGGGGTCGGCGGCATCCTGCGCGACGTCTTCACGATGGGGGCACGGCCGATCGCATCGCTCAACTCGCTGCGCTTCGGGCGCCCGGACCACCCGCGCACACCGTATCTGGTCGAGGGGGTCGTTTCCGGCATCGCCGGATACGGCAACTGCATCGGCGTCCCGACGGTCGGCGGCGAGGTCCACTTCGACGCGTGCTACGACGGCAACATTCTGGTCAACGCCTTCACGCTCGGCGTCGTCCGGCATGACCGCATCTTCCGCGGCTACGCCAAGGGAATCGGCAATCCGATCATCTACGTCGGCTCCAAGACCGGGCGCGACGGGATCCACGGCGCCACGATGGCGTCGGGCGAGTTCGACGAGAAATCCGAGGAGAAACGGCCCACCGTGCAGGTGGGCGATCCCTTCACCGAGAAGCTGCTGCTCGAGGCATGCCTCGAGCTGATGAAGAGCGACGCCGTCGAGGGGATCCAGGACATGGGCGCGGCCGGCCTCACCTCGTCGACGTTCGAGATGGCGTCGCGCGCAGGCACGGGCTTCATCATGGACCTCGACAAGGTTCCCCAGCGCGAGGCGGGAATGACGGCCTACGAGCTGCTCCTCTCCGAATCGCAGGAGCGGATGATCATCGTCGCCCACCAGGGGCGCGAACAGGAAGTGCTCGACATCTTCGAGAAGTGGGATCTCGATGCCGCGGTCATCGGCGAGGTGACCGCCGATGGGATCGGGCGCATCCGGATGGGGGGCGCGACCGTCGCCGAGGTCCCGATCTCCGCCGTCACCGACGAGGCGCCGGTCTACGACCGGCCTGCCGAGCGGCCATCCTGGCAGGACGACCTCAACCGGCTCGATCCGTCGTCGCTGCCGGCGCCTTCCGACCTCTCCGAGACGTGGATGCATCTCGCGAGCTGTCCCGAGATGGCCGACAAGCGGTGGGTCTATCGCCAGTACGATTACATGATCCGCACCAACACGCTCGTCGCCCCCGGCTCCGACGCCGCGGTGCTTCGAATCAAGGGCACCCGCAAGGCGGTCGCGATGTCTTCCGACTGCAACAGCCGCTATTGCTACCTGGACCCGTTCGTCGGAGGTATGCTTGCCGTCTGCGAAGGTGCGCGCAACGTCGCCTGCTCCGGTGCCGTGCCGATCGGACTCTCCGACTGCCTCAACTTCGGCAACCCCGAGAAGCCAGAGATCATGTGGCAGCTCCGGTCCGCGATCGAGGGGATGGCGAAGGCGTGCGAGGCGCTGTCGATCCCGGTCGTATCCGGGAACGTCTCCCTCTACAACGAGACGATGGGAAAGGGGATCCACCCGACACCTACCTGCGCCACCGTGGGGCTTCTCGAAGATGCCGACGACCGCATCGTCTCCTGGTTCCGCGCTGCGGGAGACCTGGTCTTCCTGGCGGGCGGCGACCGGGTCGACGTCGAGCTGGGCGGCTCCCTCTACCTCAAGGAAGTGCACGGCAAGATCGCGGGAACGCCGCCGGCTGCAGACCTCGACCACGAGAGGCGGCTGTGCGCCTTCCTCAAGGCCGCCGCTTCCCGGCGACTCCTCGCGTCGGCGCACGACCTGTCCGAGGGGGGGCTCGCGTGCGCCTTGGCCGAGTGCTGCATCACCAGGCCGGACGGTCCGATCGGCGCAACGGTTTCGAACCCGTTCCCCGCCAGCGTCCGCCCCGACTTCGCGCTGTTTTCCGAGAACCAGGGACGGGTCATGGTTTCCTGCCGCCCCGAAGACGCCGCTGCGCTGGAAGAAGCCGGGGCGGGTTATCATATAAAGATGGTCAAACTGGGAACCGTCGGGGGCGACACCATCGCCGTCGCCGACATCGCCCGGCTCAACGCAGTCGAGACGCACAAGGCCTGGCGCGAAGGATTCGAAAACGCGCTCGGCTTCGGGGAGTAGGTCAACTTTATGTCCTTCAAGGATGAATGCGGCGTTTTCGGCGTCTTCGGGCATCCAGAAGCCGCCAATCTGGCCTACCTCGGGCTTTATGCCCTGCAGCATCGGGGGCAGGAAAGCGCGGGCATCGCCAGCACCGACGGCGGCGTGATCACGTTCCACAAGGAGATGGGGCAGGTCGCCGACATCTTCTCCGAAGATATCCTGGCCCGGCTACCCGGCGATTGCGCCATCGGGCACGTCCGCTATTCCACCACCGGTAGCTCCGAGCTCAAGAACGCACAGCCCTTCGTGGTCGATTTCGAGAGCGGGTCCATCGCGATCGCACACAACGGCAACCTCGTCAACGCCCAGCAGATCAAGCGCGAACTCGAGATCAACGGATCGATCTTCCAGTCCACGATGGACACCGAGGTCATCATCCATCTCATTGCGCTGTCCAGGCGCGAGACGATCGAGGAACGGATCGGCGAGGCGCTATCCCGGGTGCGCGGCGCCTATTCGCTGGTTTTCCTCCTGCCCGACAAGCTGATCGCCGTCCGCGACCCCCAGGGTATCCGCCCGCTCGTGATCGGCACCATCAAGGGCGGCGGCCATGTCGTTGCTTCCGAGTCGTGCGCTCTCGACCTCATCGAAGGCACCCTTCTCCGGGATGTCGCGCCGGGCGAGATGGTCGTCATCGACCGGGACGGGGTCCGGTCTCTCATGCCGTTCCCCCACGTTGCGCCCCACTTCTGCGTGTTCGAATACATCTATTTCGCCCGGCCCGATTCCGTGATGTCCGGCACCTCGATCTACGAAGTGCGCAAGCGGATGGGGCACCGACTCGCCATCGAGAACCCCGTGGATGCCGACATCGTCATCCCGGTGCCCGACTCCGGCGTTCCGGCGGCCATCGGCTTTTCCGAGGAATCGGGGATCCCCTTCGAGATGGGGCTCATCCGGAACCACTACGTGGGGCGTACATTTATCGAGCCGCAGCAGTCCATCCGTCACTTCGGCGTCAAGATCAAGCTCAACGCGATCCGTGACGTGGTCGAGGGCAAGCGGGTGGTGGTGGTCGACGATTCGATCGTGCGAGGCACGACCGGCCGGAAGATCATCAAGATGATCCGGACCGCCGGGGCGAAGGAGATCCATCTCCGGATCAGCTCCCCGCCCACGACCTTCCCGTGCTTCTACGGCATCGACACCCCGTCACGCCGCGACCTGATCGCGGCCACCCATTCGCTCGACGAGATCAACACGTACCTCACCTCCGACTCGCTCGGATATTTGAGCATGGAAGGGCTGCACGCCTGCGTCCCCGATGGGGCGAGGGGGGGATACTGCCACGCCTGTTTTTCCGGGGACTACTCCGTCCCGCTCGAGGAGGCCGATGCCGAGGAGCAGTTACCTCTGTTCCGCGGGTCGGTCCACGTCTAGCGAGACAACCCCGATCAAAATCTTCCCCTGAAACGGAGGACGCACGCGTCATGACCGACGAACGGAAACGGTATCTCGCCATCCTGAAGGAAAAGAGCTACGAAAAGCGGAAGGTCACCCTGTCTTCGGGGCGAGAGTCCGATTTCTACATCGATTGCAAGCAGTCCACGCTCGATGCCGAAGGAGCGATGCTGACCGGGCGTCTGCTGTGCGACCTGCTGGCGAACGGCGCCCCGGTCGAGGCGGTGGGCGGTATCACGCTGGGCGCCGATCCGATCGTCACGGCGGTGTCGCTGACCAGCGCGCTTCGGGGGACGCCGATCCCGGCGTTCATCATCCGCAAGGAGCCCAAGAAGCACGGGACAGCGCAATGGATCGAAGGGGGCAGGAACCTGCGTCCCGGCATGAAGGTCGCCATCGTCGAGGACGT from Candidatus Deferrimicrobiaceae bacterium harbors:
- the purL gene encoding phosphoribosylformylglycinamidine synthase subunit PurL encodes the protein MKDVVVTPEIAKEHGLTADEYARIRSTLGRDPNITELGIFSVMWSEHCSYKSSRIHLRKFPTKGPRVLQGPGENAGIVDIGDNLAVCFKMESHNHPSFIEPYQGAATGVGGILRDVFTMGARPIASLNSLRFGRPDHPRTPYLVEGVVSGIAGYGNCIGVPTVGGEVHFDACYDGNILVNAFTLGVVRHDRIFRGYAKGIGNPIIYVGSKTGRDGIHGATMASGEFDEKSEEKRPTVQVGDPFTEKLLLEACLELMKSDAVEGIQDMGAAGLTSSTFEMASRAGTGFIMDLDKVPQREAGMTAYELLLSESQERMIIVAHQGREQEVLDIFEKWDLDAAVIGEVTADGIGRIRMGGATVAEVPISAVTDEAPVYDRPAERPSWQDDLNRLDPSSLPAPSDLSETWMHLASCPEMADKRWVYRQYDYMIRTNTLVAPGSDAAVLRIKGTRKAVAMSSDCNSRYCYLDPFVGGMLAVCEGARNVACSGAVPIGLSDCLNFGNPEKPEIMWQLRSAIEGMAKACEALSIPVVSGNVSLYNETMGKGIHPTPTCATVGLLEDADDRIVSWFRAAGDLVFLAGGDRVDVELGGSLYLKEVHGKIAGTPPAADLDHERRLCAFLKAAASRRLLASAHDLSEGGLACALAECCITRPDGPIGATVSNPFPASVRPDFALFSENQGRVMVSCRPEDAAALEEAGAGYHIKMVKLGTVGGDTIAVADIARLNAVETHKAWREGFENALGFGE
- the rpsO gene encoding 30S ribosomal protein S15, translating into MGLLTEKKKDLIGQYRIHESDTGSPEVQIALLTERITMITDHLKSHNKDFNSRRGLLKLVGQRRRLLTYLKGKESLRYKAVLDSLGLRK
- the truB gene encoding tRNA pseudouridine(55) synthase TruB — encoded protein: MTCGVIVLDKPGGITSFRAVQLVGRILREKKCGHAGTLDPMATGVLPICAGRATKIAGYLTVQDKEYEVAFRFGLSTDTGDVTGKPVTELQGATVPEAVVREAVGALVGSWMQTPPPVSAIKVDGVRSYKLARRGEAVELAPRRVTVTEAELLSVYADGFRMRIACSKGFYVRSLSRDLGALFGVPMAVAALRRTRCGPFHVSSALTLEQLEQAAKDGSLQAGVIPIPQALAHVPSRTIPPQGVDAVRQGRTPQAWLDGFEPGEGGVGLLVREDGDPVALVSRDPAGGWSIVRGI
- a CDS encoding pitrilysin family protein, producing MTVEKTVLDNGVTVVSEQVPWMHSVAVGLWAPVGSRDEALADNGISHFIEHMLFKGTTRRGALDITREIESVGGSLNACTEREYTCFYGRALERDFPLVTDLLSDIYLDPVFDPDELEREKGVVLQEILMVDDTPEDLLDDFFQDRYWGGHSLGYPVQGTTDTVESFDREAVRRYFLDRYRRPGIVVSVAGKIPHDRVVDEWSRRLAPLALSGGPQVVEPVPAKPGIHMKERPLGQLHLCVGAPSVSLRSEERHVAYVLNTLLGGSMSSLLFQEVREKRGLAYSVYSSISCYSDSGILKIYAGTTADKGHEVLAVVADVLSQLREGKIEERDVLLARELIRGNLLMGLESGENRMTRIALNELFLGRQESPEDVLEKIDAVTVDHVAAFAKTMLAHDRFSVAAVGDIPAGRPLAL
- the pnp gene encoding polyribonucleotide nucleotidyltransferase; amino-acid sequence: MAHVYEAEIAGRKLSIESGYLAKQAGGAVVVKYGDCVVLVTACGTETPRPGIDFLPLVVDYVEKTFAVGKIPGGFFKREGRLSENEVLTSRLIDRPIRPLFPKGYYNEIQVTATVLSADKENDTGVLAMIGASAALGISYIPFSGPIAGARVGRIDGQFVINPLHADIPRCDLNLFVAGSRDAILMVEGEASELSEEEVLDAILFAHKSIQPLLDLQEKMQAEIGKEKLVFAKESLTDEETARVRSIAEGPLREAYATTAKQDRRRKIDEAGEAVRASFSDEERSAKANLISGALKSIEKEIVRGKIHAEKKRIDGRGFADVRPVSCEVGVLPRTHGSAVFTRGETQVLATATLGTSQDEQRIDSILGDTKKSFMLHYNFPPFSVGEVRMLRGPGRREIGHGALAERAVAKILPADGVFPYTIRLVCETLESNGSSSMGSVCSSSLALMDAGVPTTSAVSGIAMGLIKDGDNVAVLSDILGDEDHLGDMDFKVAGTEKGVTAIQMDIKIGGVSREIMLAALKQAREGRLHILSRMNAALSEARADLSAYAPRIYVMSIKTDKIREIIGPGGKVIRGIQEQTGVKIDIDDDGTVKIAATDGASAKAAISIIEGIVQEPEIGKVYEGKVRKIMDFGAFVELFPGTDGLLHVSQISKLRVNTADCFKEGDMVTVRVLEVDRDGKIRLTHKEFETEGEFKEAEPGSIPERTDRGDRDRGDRGGRDRGGRGGRR
- the purQ gene encoding phosphoribosylformylglycinamidine synthase subunit PurQ, whose translation is MKIAVLVFPGSNCDHDAYHALKHVVSADAQFVWHKEGSLSGFDGVVIPGGFTYGDYLRTGALAKLSPVMGAVRRFADGGGPVIGICNGFQILLEAGLLPGAMIVNESLKFVCDYVTLRTESSRTPFTAAIPEGTVLRIPVAHYQGNYYADDETIRRVEGNGQVVFRYCDAEGNVTLEANPNGSISSIAGICSEKGNVLGMMPHPERCTEPEMGSADGRRLFDSMLSWIKENAR
- the purB gene encoding adenylosuccinate lyase; its protein translation is MIERYSKPEMAKIWEAQNRFSIWLDIEIMAMEAMVGKGWIPADALARVKKKAKFDIARIDEIELKVKHDVIAFLTSVAEYIGDDSRFLHMGMTSSDVLDTSFAVQMRQALTLLIKESEKVYDVLRKRAIEHKDTVMIGRSHGIHAEPVTFGIKLALWADEMRRNIKRLKSARETISVGKLSGAVGTFANIDPFVEEYVCKRLGLKPAPVSTQIIQRDRHAEVFATIAVVGSSLDKFAVEIRHLQRTEVLEAEEYFSEGQKGSSAMPHKRNPVLSENISGLSRLLRGYSVTAMENVALWHERDISHSSAERVIAPDATIVLHFALCRFRGLIEKLIVYPERMLENLDRTHGLLYSQRVMLALAAKGLSRERAYETVQKPAMACWRTGTPLKTLLWKEKTVRELLSKEEFEGLFDIGYYLKNVDYIFDRVFGGKGGKA
- the dut gene encoding dUTP diphosphatase, whose product is MNLSLEIVLRCVRPGSESLLPARQTEGAAGFDLRADVESELVIPPMGRHAVPTGIAVAIPHGAEGQVRPRSGLALDHGITCLNSPGTIDSDYRGEVKVILANLGDRPFVVRRGDRIAQIVFAPVAEASFRVVDALDETGRGDGGFGSTGR
- the purS gene encoding phosphoribosylformylglycinamidine synthase subunit PurS, producing MKARIYVTLRKGVLDPQGKAIQRSLSHLGMAGVDEVRVGKFMEVTLAEMSRPEAEKLLDEACRRLLANTVIEDYRFEIEG